From the Ramlibacter agri genome, the window ACCGCCGTCAGCGTCTGCCCGAGCTGGTCGTGCAGCTCGCGCGAGATCAGCGAGCGTTCCCGCTCCTGCGCCAGCACGAAGCGCGCGGACAGCTCCTTCAGGCGCGCGTAGGCGGCCTGCAATTCGGCGTCCAGCTTTTCCTTTTCCTGTGCACGCCGCCGTTCCTCCAGCACCCGGCCGATGATCTGCGGCAGCGTCCCCAGCTTGTCCTTGGTCAGGTAGTCCTTGGCGCCGCAACGCAGCACGTGGACCGCCGCCTCCTCGCCGATGGCGCGCGTCAGCACGATCAGCGGGATGGAGCTGCGCCGCGTCACCAGGATCTGCAGCGCGGCATACGGCGAGAAGCGGGGCAGGTTGAAGTCGCACAGGATGACGTCGTAGCCGCCGGCCAGCGCCTCGACGAAGCTGGCGGCGTTGTCCACGCGATGCAGCTCGTAGCTGCGCGACGGATCCGCCCGCTCGAGGGCGATGCTCATGAGCTCGACGTCGTCCGGGTTGTCCTCGACGCACAAGACACGGATCGGTCGAAGATCGGAAACGGCGCGACTGGACATGGGGAGCGGCGCAGAGTTTACCGTCGCGCTGACCATGGACTGCTTAGGCGAGTTCCCTAACACCTTGCGCCTGGGCTCGGGTGCATCGGATCTGGTCGACCAGGTAATCCACCACGCGTTCGAACGGATCGAAGCCGAAGGCCTCGGCCACCGAGGGCCGCAGGTTCGAATTGGCGTTGACGTCGTAGAACACCCGGCGGCCGTCGGGCGTCTCCAGGTATTCGATGCCGCCCACGTCCAGACGAGCGGCGCGGACGATGCGCTTGGCCGTCTCGACCGCCTCCCG encodes:
- a CDS encoding ATP-binding response regulator, giving the protein MSSRAVSDLRPIRVLCVEDNPDDVELMSIALERADPSRSYELHRVDNAASFVEALAGGYDVILCDFNLPRFSPYAALQILVTRRSSIPLIVLTRAIGEEAAVHVLRCGAKDYLTKDKLGTLPQIIGRVLEERRRAQEKEKLDAELQAAYARLKELSARFVLAQERERSLISRELHDQLGQTLTAVVIHLHAAERAPEPVASRKHSATATELVNGALQQLKTLSFSLRPAQLDLLGLVPAVQSAMQRIAEPAGLDWEVTTRGEEPKTLEENAAVAVRLVQEALTNCVRHAQASRVRVRLRFLPGKRISVLVLDDGRGFEKAEVLNGQQSERNIGLYGMIERTELAGGRLHIRTAPGRGVAVRAVV